AGCGACGGCACATCCAGAACAATGTTGTCAGCCTTTATGCCTTCCGGCGCAACGCGCAAAGCCGAGCTGAAGGTCTGGATCAGCGTATCCGTACCGGACTTGTTGCCGGTAAAAGCGGCAATGGCGCCGAGCTTGGAGCCCAGGTTATAGCCGGAAAGATGTGTACCTTCAATTTTTAGCGGGCCATCAATTACCAGGCGGTCCAGCGGCCCTGTTGCATTGAGATCCATGTTGATGTTGCCGCCCTGCAATGACGCGCCTGAAGGCAGCACCACGCCAAACGCCGGGAGCAGGCCTTCAACGTCATTCACAGCCATGTTCTTGCCAACGATCTTGAGATTGGCCAGCGTGTCTTCACCCTTGGCGCTCAGCGTTCCGCTGGCGTTGGTCAGGCTGTTGCCGGTATGCAGGTTGGCATTGATTGTGCCCGTATCGGAGTCCAGCGCATAATCGGATTTGTAATCCAGCGCGACCGGCTGCTTGGCTGGCTGGCCGCCTTTTACCACGCGCAGTTCAGCGGCTTTGGCCTTGCCTTCAGAATGCAGCTTGTGACCATCTGATTTCACCTGGCCATCAAAATCCAGAATGCCGCCAACGCCGGAACTGGGATCAACAAAGCCGGTAGCTGCAAGATCGGCATGTTTGAGCGTGATCTTGGCGTCCAGAGGACTCTTGGCTGAGTCAGCGGGATTCAGCGGACCGGCCTGGCCTTCAAGATCCAGTGTGCCGCCGCCCGGCATGTCCGCGGACAGAGTAAAAGGCATTGCGCTGGTGGCGGAAATGTTGTGCGCCACCAGGTTTACATTCTGGTAATCACTTTCCTTGCCCGCGGAGTGGCCGCTGCTGTGGCCCACACGGACGGTCCCGCCAGCGATCTCAAATTTATCGACGGATATATCTGGCGCTTTGCCTGAAGGCTCCGGTTTGGTCTTTTGTGTCTGCGCTGTAGCGCCGAGCGTGGAATAGTTCCATTTGCCGGCAGCGTTCTTCAGCAGCGTGATGTCCGGCTTCTGAATTGTCAGTG
This is a stretch of genomic DNA from Terriglobia bacterium. It encodes these proteins:
- a CDS encoding AsmA family protein produces the protein MKRLLIISGIIVGVLLLVIIAVPLFINVDSFRPDLEKKLSAALNRQVHIGKLDASLLSGGASASDITIADDPAFNKGPFLKAASVKVGVQLMPLIFSKQLKVTSLTIQKPDITLLKNAAGKWNYSTLGATAQTQKTKPEPSGKAPDISVDKFEIAGGTVRVGHSSGHSAGKESDYQNVNLVAHNISATSAMPFTLSADMPGGGTLDLEGQAGPLNPADSAKSPLDAKITLKHADLAATGFVDPSSGVGGILDFDGQVKSDGHKLHSEGKAKAAELRVVKGGQPAKQPVALDYKSDYALDSDTGTINANLHTGNSLTNASGTLSAKGEDTLANLKIVGKNMAVNDVEGLLPAFGVVLPSGASLQGGNINMDLNATGPLDRLVIDGPLKIEGTHLSGYNLGSKLGAIAAFTGNKSGTDTLIQTFSSALRVAPEGIKADNIVLDVPSLGIVTGNGVISGDNSLDFKMLVKLSGTANNLLGSLTGASASAQSKGLPFLITGKTSNPVFRPAIGGAVAGDIQNSLLQAVQGNKGNKTDSQQQKPNLQDALGGLLGKKKKPQQ